A DNA window from Paenibacillus sp. HWE-109 contains the following coding sequences:
- a CDS encoding IS3 family transposase yields MEEAQRRIEEFIRFYNEERAQRKLNKLTPVEYRRQLAA; encoded by the coding sequence ATCGAGGAAGCACAAAGGCGTATTGAGGAGTTCATTCGATTTTATAACGAGGAACGAGCACAGAGAAAACTAAATAAGCTGACGCCGGTTGAGTACCGGCGCCAGCTTGCAGCCTAG
- a CDS encoding S-layer homology domain-containing protein: MKLLNKKWASLMLILSLIISVLPTMTASAAGTITVTNLYTVDFAAAPPNNTYNDALVDRFTQSPITVNVTINGITADQVNSIYYQIINENTGQITTNTTNKPVVNPNNSSEIYFQGVNLTEGKNIITVKYGQTGGVVSNPAYAYYTPVSNIAGLKFNDDSFVDGGMYPTHGPYTGINITGSANNASDIEATLGGTVYQRSAFASGLFTFVTNTGRPTDIEFNPGDNKVTFAARNQSNFFTTERSFTYDNGKAFAYNTQAKLLGAASYSKLVDNPIFETSTPSVKDIDFQTDIKIHGTVSNYVYVDIYSTAGNNYRYYLLGGSQLNKPKLSDNATFAPDLAVTTPHPYSISEPYRTLNFKGQLPVNVNKSTQELYFVFTDVNGATSTSRYIYTYVDKDQPYVSKVNLLRTVPGGGGSYESTLSEGGSTQITNFPADLKIYTNTQADQVKVEINGAPYNSGSVTNGIYPVATSLAQLSLSGITDGPVVMRITPLKGGTPYAAGVKQYNLVITSAPYVILNKIYNAMVVNSASKLTCDFTGATAPCISGRIVNISSPADYDSIVYKVNGIVVTPSATKLPKNNNGQFAIENFTDPSNGNQIFGKDGKYTLTIELKIAGRLVTTTTMEIFVLSDNVPSVDSLQPFEADPLNPEFIKDKNLPDTFVTKATQVKIIGKVLNSVAAAPGSLSGAVLYLRKAPIAIPGDGRIAISPAGQAVFDTGTYFAMTDFGQYVFELIATNTTSGTTANKLLTITREPAPYTFIHPSSKQIIKNNKDVDQANINQNYYMIELEAAQADSVLFGKEAAIYDKVTKHFFYEAKNLKNGANEIKFTVNRGASKMNGSIVLFNTNVTMVGAQIKAPLTSSMKIFDGDIQLTFPKDTKLMRYDRNNATQYVSTDRQILFGIASNDDGRVDRTEGVDAVENRNGLIALAELTGRFRPASKRYWIDAGIIKPDANSIDSTLQEAYMGGGYLPNLINGGTARPPFNQRDYKDVVVPSKIGSITLKYDSNIVNDAWRYLTVYQYTPFEDPNGSGIHLPMWKNIGGKVDPSKNTITVPADSFGYYQVMYMDNSFNDVTNHPWGRNDLDILYSKGYMDGKTDGLFMPNDAITRGEFVSMLVDIFNIPLRNPDIEENSVFQNQTGTFLDVQKGYSLPGSNNGRLFDYQHIEAAARAGIVRGNANGLFLPNNSLTRQDAAVMIARAGDMKMSSDAAKSLASLKKIFTDADIERMELYAVPAIEAVYKAKFIEGIENALLVGQKKPTYRFDARETFTRAQAAAVAVRVLKQQGIIPK; the protein is encoded by the coding sequence TTGAAATTATTAAATAAAAAATGGGCAAGTCTCATGTTGATCCTATCACTAATAATTAGTGTGCTGCCAACAATGACGGCTAGTGCTGCTGGGACGATTACGGTGACTAACCTCTATACGGTTGATTTTGCAGCAGCTCCACCCAATAACACGTATAATGATGCACTTGTTGATCGTTTTACGCAAAGTCCGATTACAGTAAATGTGACGATTAATGGTATTACAGCGGATCAAGTTAATAGCATCTACTATCAGATTATTAACGAGAATACGGGACAGATTACAACAAACACAACGAATAAACCTGTTGTTAACCCAAACAATAGTAGTGAAATCTACTTCCAAGGGGTCAATCTAACAGAAGGAAAGAATATTATTACTGTGAAATATGGGCAAACTGGCGGGGTCGTATCCAATCCAGCTTATGCTTATTACACTCCAGTTTCTAATATTGCTGGCTTGAAATTTAATGATGACTCTTTCGTTGATGGTGGTATGTATCCAACTCATGGTCCTTACACAGGTATTAATATCACAGGTAGTGCGAATAATGCCTCTGATATTGAAGCGACGCTAGGTGGAACCGTTTATCAGCGTTCCGCATTTGCTAGTGGATTGTTTACTTTTGTAACTAACACAGGAAGACCTACGGATATTGAGTTTAATCCAGGAGACAATAAGGTTACCTTTGCTGCAAGGAACCAGTCGAATTTCTTTACGACAGAGCGTTCTTTTACTTATGACAACGGTAAAGCTTTTGCCTATAACACCCAAGCAAAATTGTTAGGTGCTGCATCCTACAGTAAGCTTGTTGATAATCCAATTTTTGAAACTTCTACACCAAGTGTAAAAGATATCGATTTTCAAACAGACATTAAGATTCATGGAACAGTAAGCAACTATGTATATGTAGATATTTATTCAACAGCAGGCAACAACTATCGTTATTATCTATTAGGTGGTAGTCAATTAAACAAGCCGAAACTTAGCGATAACGCTACTTTTGCTCCAGACCTTGCAGTTACAACGCCACATCCTTATTCAATATCGGAACCATATCGCACTCTTAACTTTAAAGGCCAGCTACCAGTTAATGTGAATAAATCTACGCAAGAATTATACTTTGTATTTACGGATGTTAACGGTGCAACAAGCACATCCCGTTACATTTATACTTATGTAGATAAAGACCAACCTTATGTGAGTAAAGTCAACTTGTTGCGCACTGTCCCTGGTGGCGGAGGTTCTTATGAATCTACGCTAAGTGAGGGTGGAAGCACTCAAATAACTAACTTCCCTGCAGATTTGAAGATCTACACGAATACTCAAGCAGATCAAGTGAAGGTTGAAATTAATGGAGCACCCTATAATTCTGGTTCCGTGACAAACGGGATCTATCCAGTAGCAACTTCGCTCGCACAATTAAGCCTGTCGGGAATTACAGATGGTCCAGTAGTTATGAGAATTACACCTCTTAAAGGTGGAACCCCGTATGCTGCAGGAGTAAAGCAATATAACCTTGTCATTACAAGTGCACCATACGTTATTCTAAACAAAATCTATAACGCAATGGTTGTGAACAGTGCAAGTAAACTTACTTGTGATTTTACAGGAGCTACAGCTCCTTGTATCTCTGGGCGTATCGTAAACATATCCAGCCCTGCCGATTATGATAGTATTGTTTATAAAGTGAATGGTATTGTGGTAACCCCTTCGGCTACCAAATTACCTAAGAACAACAATGGACAATTTGCTATTGAAAATTTTACTGATCCAAGTAACGGTAATCAAATATTCGGTAAAGACGGAAAGTACACGTTAACGATTGAATTGAAAATAGCTGGTAGGCTTGTTACCACAACGACAATGGAAATTTTCGTGCTCTCGGATAATGTTCCTTCAGTTGACAGCTTACAACCTTTTGAGGCCGATCCTTTAAATCCTGAGTTCATTAAAGATAAAAATTTACCGGATACTTTTGTAACTAAAGCAACTCAAGTAAAGATCATTGGTAAGGTTCTGAACTCTGTTGCAGCTGCTCCTGGAAGCTTGTCTGGTGCGGTATTATATCTCCGTAAAGCTCCAATCGCGATTCCAGGTGATGGCCGTATTGCTATATCTCCAGCAGGACAAGCTGTTTTTGATACGGGAACATATTTTGCGATGACTGATTTTGGTCAATACGTATTTGAACTTATTGCAACGAATACGACTTCAGGTACTACAGCTAATAAATTGCTGACCATTACTCGTGAACCTGCACCGTATACATTTATTCATCCGTCTTCTAAACAAATTATTAAGAATAATAAAGATGTTGATCAAGCCAACATTAATCAGAACTACTATATGATCGAGCTTGAGGCAGCACAAGCCGATTCCGTTCTTTTCGGGAAAGAAGCAGCTATTTACGATAAAGTGACGAAACACTTCTTCTATGAAGCGAAGAATCTCAAGAACGGAGCTAATGAAATTAAATTCACAGTAAACCGCGGCGCTTCTAAAATGAACGGAAGTATCGTGCTTTTCAACACTAATGTTACTATGGTAGGTGCGCAAATCAAGGCTCCGTTGACGAGTTCAATGAAGATTTTTGATGGTGATATTCAGCTTACTTTCCCTAAGGATACTAAGTTGATGCGTTATGATCGCAATAATGCTACACAGTACGTAAGTACGGATCGTCAAATTTTATTCGGAATTGCAAGTAATGATGATGGCCGAGTTGATCGGACTGAAGGTGTAGATGCTGTAGAGAATAGAAATGGTCTAATTGCTCTAGCAGAACTTACAGGAAGATTCCGTCCAGCAAGCAAGCGCTATTGGATCGATGCGGGAATCATCAAGCCTGATGCTAATTCAATCGATTCAACACTGCAAGAAGCTTACATGGGGGGTGGCTATTTGCCAAACCTAATCAATGGTGGAACAGCTCGCCCTCCGTTTAATCAAAGAGATTATAAAGATGTTGTTGTACCTTCCAAAATTGGATCAATCACTTTGAAATATGACAGTAATATAGTAAATGATGCATGGAGATACCTGACTGTGTATCAATATACACCTTTCGAAGATCCGAATGGATCCGGTATCCATCTACCTATGTGGAAAAACATTGGTGGTAAAGTAGATCCAAGCAAGAATACGATTACTGTACCTGCTGATTCATTTGGTTATTATCAAGTTATGTACATGGATAACAGTTTTAATGATGTAACCAATCATCCGTGGGGAAGAAATGATCTTGATATTCTATATTCCAAAGGTTATATGGATGGTAAGACAGACGGATTGTTCATGCCGAACGATGCTATTACACGTGGTGAGTTCGTAAGCATGCTTGTCGATATTTTCAATATTCCTTTGCGCAATCCAGATATTGAGGAGAATTCCGTATTCCAAAACCAAACAGGAACCTTCCTGGATGTACAAAAGGGATATAGTCTTCCTGGCAGCAACAATGGTCGACTCTTTGATTATCAGCATATCGAAGCAGCAGCAAGAGCGGGTATTGTCCGTGGGAATGCTAATGGACTATTCTTGCCTAATAACTCGCTTACACGTCAAGATGCTGCTGTGATGATTGCAAGAGCTGGCGACATGAAAATGTCGAGTGATGCAGCAAAATCATTAGCAAGTTTGAAAAAAATATTTACGGATGCAGATATTGAACGCATGGAGCTGTATGCAGTGCCAGCCATTGAAGCAGTTTACAAAGCTAAGTTCATTGAAGGCATTGAAAATGCATTGCTAGTAGGTCAAAAGAAACCAACCTATCGTTTCGATGCTCGTGAGACTTTCACGCGGGCGCAAGCTGCGGCTGTAGCAGTGCGTGTATTGAAACAACAAGGTATTATTCCGAAGTGA
- a CDS encoding S-layer homology domain-containing protein translates to MKKTLSVVLTSAMALSMFSSVAFGKTSADFTDLKDLDAATQAKFDAMISAGIFDGVTDTTFGLKDEMNRAQFAKVAALIMGLDVNKDLQTSTFTDVSVTDAANGYALPYIEALKTAGVTNGYAEGQYNPAGKVTKEQLATFLVRVLGQDAAAKDKTGKDTTVSGWAQGYVALALELKLLANGTDGTFSGQANATRDLLLTGAYEAKQQYVPAGKIGITEAKAAGVYKVTVSFNKPVDTTKASLVLTKGTLAVSATTTWSDDKKVATLTTDTKIGEGDYTVTLSGLDAATVAKSTATFKAQDEQLSKIDFINAGDTVAYSKNAVIKLKAVNQYGEAATAGTSNFTALVSGQTPASFKKDTDGNLVITADVTGSGISQGNGIVPVTVYFNNSNITVSKNFKVGTVPILSKIETGKVTYSNNGTKLAAADETASIALNLFDQYGNPIVKGQFVNGEIAASNINPMITPYEQNLEVVKAGASFIADDFFDENDNARVQVKLKAKVDKTADYTLNIYGGSSSATATISVGAANLATKVEFDTSAVTVAANDTDVYVPLNVTDANGNKLSAQDIVDNKDRMTFSVTNGTGSIQETGEDKGKLKLHFNVANAVGNKVYVTGQINQSQSNTFVQTSLPVQDARVAELITVTTEPAAKAILGAGDEIVYQLKDQYGKDISKMDANILSANGQTSNYRIKVEVTTEGTGANAAPKVTHAPTVVAGAPSNVTTYYYTNAQLADFNSGFDYTTALGSEGKVTVKAVIEKASNGSVNYSDYSSAVSRTIEAVKSDTTLTYSIESIGNLFAAQDKLTTDIASGETLVAGTSQFDKKLSVIAKDSAGNKVKLPLNYVNGISSSDPSVLSVATDTAGGLQDGYLIGNKAGSATVSAVVYTNKGETINLTQEVTVKDDAIAVDKLEAGNTTATYSDSVSNAYDYFTKDADHQLKVTDQYGITYKNADIAKYNAVLGLQYTVSVTSGTGTVTIDAKTGAITTPVASTVNEFLITAIAPNGKSVQVLVAR, encoded by the coding sequence ATGAAGAAAACATTATCCGTCGTTCTAACATCCGCCATGGCGCTTTCCATGTTCTCATCCGTAGCTTTTGGTAAAACATCCGCAGATTTCACGGATTTGAAAGATCTGGACGCAGCAACGCAAGCGAAATTTGATGCGATGATCTCTGCTGGTATTTTTGACGGCGTAACTGACACCACATTTGGCTTGAAAGATGAAATGAACCGTGCACAATTCGCAAAAGTAGCGGCTTTAATCATGGGTCTTGATGTGAACAAAGACTTGCAAACATCGACTTTTACTGACGTTAGTGTAACCGATGCAGCCAATGGCTATGCACTTCCTTACATCGAAGCTTTGAAAACAGCGGGCGTAACAAACGGCTATGCCGAAGGTCAATACAACCCAGCTGGTAAAGTAACAAAAGAGCAATTAGCTACATTCTTGGTTCGTGTACTTGGTCAAGATGCCGCAGCGAAAGATAAAACAGGAAAAGACACAACCGTATCTGGTTGGGCACAAGGTTATGTCGCTTTGGCACTTGAGTTGAAACTTCTAGCCAATGGCACAGACGGCACATTCAGTGGTCAAGCGAATGCTACACGCGATCTGTTATTGACGGGTGCTTATGAAGCGAAACAACAATACGTACCAGCTGGTAAAATAGGTATCACAGAAGCGAAAGCAGCAGGCGTTTATAAAGTAACAGTTTCCTTTAACAAGCCGGTAGATACAACGAAAGCAAGCCTTGTTCTAACAAAAGGCACGCTAGCCGTTTCTGCTACAACAACATGGTCCGATGACAAAAAAGTAGCTACTCTGACAACCGACACAAAAATCGGTGAAGGTGACTACACAGTGACGCTTTCCGGTTTAGATGCAGCTACAGTAGCGAAATCAACAGCTACATTTAAAGCACAAGACGAGCAATTGAGCAAAATTGATTTCATCAATGCAGGTGACACGGTCGCTTACAGTAAAAATGCCGTAATTAAATTGAAAGCCGTGAACCAATACGGTGAAGCTGCAACGGCAGGTACATCCAATTTTACAGCACTTGTATCTGGCCAAACGCCAGCTAGCTTTAAGAAGGATACAGATGGTAACCTAGTCATTACAGCGGACGTAACCGGTTCTGGCATTTCGCAAGGTAACGGTATCGTTCCAGTAACGGTTTACTTCAATAACAGCAACATTACCGTTTCGAAAAACTTCAAAGTCGGTACAGTACCGATTCTTAGCAAAATCGAAACAGGGAAAGTAACGTACTCCAATAACGGAACCAAATTGGCAGCTGCGGATGAAACAGCTTCAATTGCTTTGAATTTGTTTGATCAATACGGTAACCCGATCGTGAAAGGTCAATTTGTAAATGGTGAAATCGCAGCAAGCAATATCAATCCCATGATCACACCGTACGAGCAAAACCTTGAAGTCGTTAAAGCAGGTGCCTCTTTTATAGCCGATGATTTCTTTGACGAGAATGACAATGCACGTGTACAAGTGAAATTAAAAGCCAAAGTAGACAAAACGGCTGATTATACGCTCAACATCTACGGTGGATCTTCTTCTGCGACAGCAACGATTAGTGTAGGTGCGGCTAACTTAGCGACAAAAGTGGAATTTGACACATCTGCTGTTACAGTGGCCGCGAATGACACAGATGTGTATGTGCCACTTAACGTAACCGATGCAAATGGTAATAAATTAAGTGCACAAGATATCGTGGACAACAAAGACCGCATGACGTTTAGCGTAACGAATGGAACAGGCAGCATTCAAGAAACAGGTGAAGATAAAGGGAAATTGAAACTGCACTTTAACGTAGCTAACGCAGTAGGCAACAAAGTGTATGTAACAGGTCAAATTAATCAATCACAATCCAATACATTTGTACAAACAAGCCTACCCGTACAGGACGCACGTGTTGCTGAGCTTATAACAGTAACCACAGAGCCTGCTGCAAAAGCAATTCTAGGTGCAGGAGATGAAATCGTCTACCAATTGAAAGATCAGTATGGCAAAGATATCTCGAAGATGGATGCTAATATCTTAAGTGCCAATGGTCAAACATCGAACTATCGGATTAAAGTGGAAGTAACGACAGAAGGAACAGGTGCTAATGCGGCACCGAAAGTGACCCATGCACCGACTGTTGTAGCAGGAGCACCGTCAAACGTAACGACGTACTACTATACAAATGCGCAATTGGCTGATTTCAACAGTGGGTTTGACTACACAACAGCCCTAGGTTCTGAAGGCAAAGTAACAGTAAAAGCAGTTATCGAGAAAGCATCTAACGGTAGTGTAAATTATTCGGATTATTCATCTGCAGTAAGTCGTACAATTGAAGCAGTTAAGTCCGATACTACACTAACATATTCTATTGAATCTATTGGTAATTTGTTTGCAGCACAAGACAAGTTAACAACAGATATAGCATCAGGTGAAACATTAGTTGCAGGAACAAGTCAATTTGATAAGAAATTATCAGTTATCGCTAAGGATTCTGCAGGAAATAAAGTTAAATTACCGTTGAATTATGTTAATGGCATATCTAGCTCAGATCCTTCTGTCTTGTCCGTAGCAACAGATACAGCAGGCGGTCTACAAGATGGTTATCTAATCGGAAATAAAGCAGGTAGTGCAACAGTTTCGGCAGTTGTTTACACGAACAAAGGTGAAACTATTAACTTAACGCAAGAGGTAACAGTCAAAGACGATGCGATCGCAGTTGATAAATTAGAAGCTGGAAACACTACGGCAACTTATAGTGATTCTGTTTCAAATGCATATGACTACTTTACAAAAGATGCCGATCATCAATTGAAAGTAACAGATCAATATGGCATTACGTACAAGAATGCTGATATCGCGAAGTACAATGCTGTGCTTGGCCTTCAATATACGGTATCTGTGACAAGTGGAACAGGGACAGTTACTATCGATGCTAAAACAGGAGCTATTACAACACCAGTTGCAAGCACTGTAAATGAATTCTTGATCACAGCGATTGCACCTAACGGTAAATCCGTACAAGTACTTGTAGCTAGATAA
- a CDS encoding glycosyltransferase family 4 protein encodes MYGLYAIGFIASCLMALLLTPLVKKFAFKVGAVDAPNHRKVHTRIMPRLGGLAIFLAFVGAYFVVSPALDAVNSNAAFGLLIGGFVIVVTGALDDRFQLSPKWKLLGQLIAACIVVSFGLKIDLVNIPFGTTNLPIGWLSIPITILWIVGVSNAINLIDGLDGLSAGVSGIATTTILILALMMGNVTVILLCVILLGSIIGFMFYNFHPAKIFMGDSGALFLGFALATLSILGFKQAAVVSLLIPIMILGVPLSDTFFAIMRRYVNKLPISAPDKSHLHHCLLQLGFSHRTSVLIIYGIAFIFGGSAVVCSVFISQDSTWGLIMIIVALFLVMLVGAEAIGIISKSRKPVLNFLQKLVGKQVQSDRVGK; translated from the coding sequence ATGTATGGATTATATGCGATTGGGTTTATCGCTTCGTGCTTAATGGCGCTGCTGCTGACACCCCTAGTCAAAAAATTTGCCTTCAAGGTAGGAGCAGTTGACGCCCCCAACCATCGGAAGGTACATACCCGAATTATGCCGCGTCTCGGAGGATTAGCGATATTCCTTGCATTCGTCGGAGCTTATTTCGTCGTCTCTCCAGCACTTGATGCTGTGAACTCCAATGCTGCCTTTGGCTTGCTTATCGGGGGCTTCGTGATTGTCGTTACGGGTGCTTTGGATGACCGTTTTCAACTATCTCCCAAATGGAAACTGCTCGGCCAATTGATTGCCGCGTGTATCGTCGTTTCCTTCGGACTCAAAATCGATCTCGTTAACATTCCGTTCGGAACTACTAACCTGCCTATCGGCTGGTTGAGCATTCCGATTACGATATTATGGATTGTCGGCGTCTCTAATGCCATTAACCTGATTGACGGGCTCGACGGTTTGTCGGCCGGTGTTTCCGGTATTGCTACCACTACGATTCTTATACTTGCTCTTATGATGGGCAACGTTACTGTTATTTTGCTTTGTGTTATCTTACTTGGAAGTATCATAGGCTTCATGTTCTACAACTTCCATCCCGCCAAAATCTTCATGGGTGACTCGGGAGCTCTATTCCTTGGCTTTGCGCTAGCCACACTTTCGATTCTTGGCTTCAAACAAGCGGCTGTTGTTTCCCTGCTTATCCCGATTATGATTCTAGGCGTGCCGTTATCCGATACTTTCTTCGCGATCATGCGCCGTTACGTGAATAAATTGCCGATCTCGGCACCGGACAAAAGTCATCTCCATCACTGCTTGCTGCAGCTTGGATTCAGCCATCGTACAAGCGTACTGATTATATACGGAATTGCTTTCATCTTTGGCGGCAGTGCTGTTGTCTGCTCGGTCTTCATTTCCCAGGATTCCACTTGGGGACTTATCATGATTATCGTGGCCCTTTTCCTCGTTATGCTCGTGGGCGCGGAGGCCATTGGTATCATCAGTAAAAGCCGCAAGCCTGTACTGAACTTCCTGCAAAAGCTTGTAGGCAAGCAAGTGCAGAGTGACCGCGTAGGCAAGTAA